The DNA sequence AATGGGGCTTCTCACCCTGTGCACTCCATCCTTCCACACCAACCCTCCGAACTCCGGGACCGCCTGCCGGGATTTCGTAGTGAAGATGATTTTGTATGACAGCTTCTGATTGGCTTTGGTGAATTTCAGCGTCCGAGGCTCGACTTTCACATAAGCACCTTTGAACGGTGAAACAATGGCGTGGTAATTCGAAACCGCAGGGCCAACATTAGTGACAGTCCTGTGGAGTGTCAAAACAGAAACATTTGTTCTGTCCGGGAACACAACCGATAGTGCCGGATAGTTCAAGTCCCCGGGACTGGCTAGATTGTTCTTGCAACTTCTGTTTGAGTACTTGGTAAAAACTTTGAGCTGTGTTGGTGTTAGCCTTTGTGTGCAGAGAAATTCAAGATAGTCCTGCGCCTCAATGTCGTAAATCAATCCCGGGTCAAGAGCCCTCCCCGGGTTGATGTGCCCTGCACCGTGATCATACGGGGTTGAAATTGAAGCTGCCGAGGAGTCTTGTAGAGGCTTTCGCGTGTTGTCGTGGACATAAGCGGTTGTCATCAAGGCGGACTTTATTGCAGCCGGACTCCAATCCGGGTGCCTTGCCTTGAGCAGAGCGGCAATGCCGCTCACATGGGGGCAGGACATTGAAGTCCCGGACAGTATATTGAACTCCACCCTTCTACGATCCGCTGGCAAGCTGGACGGGCCTAATGCGCCTGTCCAAGCGGCGAGGATGTTCACTCCTGGTGCCACCATATCCGGCTTCAGAATCTCAAGGCTTACCAGATTAGGCCCTCTGGATGAAAACGCTGCCACCACGGGCGACGGTCTAACCCCAACTCTAGTTCCGAGAAACGTTAGAGTTGCGGTGGCTCTCGGGCTTGTTGAAGCATAATGCTTGATTCCCCTTGCTTCGTTCTCTCCCACAGCAACCGCCGGAACAAGGTGGCAATCCGCCACAAGCTCCTCTCCGTTTGCAGCTGTATTTGCCAAGATCATCCCAACTCCTCCGGCTTCTTTCACGACTTCTCCCTTCTGCACTCTAGGACTAATCCCACGGTCGCAAATCACAATCTTTCCAGCCACAACTCGGCGATCCAACGTCCCCTCCAAACACAGCGAGCTCGGATTAGGACTAGTTGAATTGCTTCCTAAATACACAACAGGGTATTGCTTGTTTGTTGACAGCTTCATCCTTCCCCTGTAGAGCGAAACCCCGGTAATAGTCCTGCCATTTCCGAGCTTCACAGTAGCTGGAAAATCCCTATCCATGGT is a window from the Pyrus communis chromosome 16, drPyrComm1.1, whole genome shotgun sequence genome containing:
- the LOC137719994 gene encoding subtilisin-like protease SBT1.3 — protein: MKMVEKPEKWQVLTLTIFMFFNIALSAKTPLTKKTYIVQMDKSAKPESFSNHIDWYSSKVQSVLIKPENQEDGGEDQQRVIYTYQNAFHGVAARLSEQEAERLEEQDGVLAIFPETKYELHTTRSPLFLGLEPHVRASTTNVWSQRVTDHDVIVGVLDTGVWPESQSFNDTGMTPVPAQWKGACETGRGFTKSNCNKKIVGARIFYHGYEAATGKINEQTEFKSPRDQDGHGTHTAATVAGSPVRGANLLGYARGTARGMAPSARIAAYKVCWVGGCFSSDILSAVDRAVTDGVNVLSISLGGGVSSYYRDSLSVAAFGAMEMGIFVSCSAGNGGPDPVSLTNVSPWITTVGASTMDRDFPATVKLGNGRTITGVSLYRGRMKLSTNKQYPVVYLGSNSTSPNPSSLCLEGTLDRRVVAGKIVICDRGISPRVQKGEVVKEAGGVGMILANTAANGEELVADCHLVPAVAVGENEARGIKHYASTSPRATATLTFLGTRVGVRPSPVVAAFSSRGPNLVSLEILKPDMVAPGVNILAAWTGALGPSSLPADRRRVEFNILSGTSMSCPHVSGIAALLKARHPDWSPAAIKSALMTTAYVHDNTRKPLQDSSAASISTPYDHGAGHINPGRALDPGLIYDIEAQDYLEFLCTQRLTPTQLKVFTKYSNRSCKNNLASPGDLNYPALSVVFPDRTNVSVLTLHRTVTNVGPAVSNYHAIVSPFKGAYVKVEPRTLKFTKANQKLSYKIIFTTKSRQAVPEFGGLVWKDGVHRVRSPIVVVWLPPL